The following are from one region of the Hippocampus zosterae strain Florida chromosome 9, ASM2543408v3, whole genome shotgun sequence genome:
- the LOC127607138 gene encoding olfactory receptor class A-like protein 1 isoform X1, translated as MDLCVTVRGVSFLLQTGIGILGNTVVQLAYANIVYTDRKLLPVDMILCHLALANLMILMIRGVPQTMTVFGLTNLLDDPGCKMVIYGYRVGRALSICITCMLSVFQAVTIAPARPCLSRLKSSLPSVVLPTFAGLWFLNIVIYFPALLFSTAPRNSTIPVSTLNLGFCLMDFRNNMLYILQGVIVSGRDFSVVAMMLVSSGYILLLLHRHSHQVRGVRRSHPAETRAARTVVTLVVLYVFFFGIDNMIWIYMLTQAKVSPVVADMRVFCSSCYAFLSPYFIISSNKKVKARIVCVAEQDQPASMDTQESK; from the coding sequence ATGGATCTGTGCGTTACCGTCAGAGGTGTCTCCTTCCTTTTGCAAACAGGAATCGGCATCCTGGGGAACACCGTGGTGCAGCTGGCCTACGCCAACATCGTCTACACCGACCGCAAACTCCTTCCCGTGGACATGATCCTGTGCCACCTGGCCCTGGCCAACCTGATGATCCTGATGATCCGCGGCGTGCCCCAGACCATGACAGTGTTCGGGCTCACCAACTTGCTGGACGACCCGGGCTGCAAAATGGTGATTTACGGCTACCGCGTTGGTCGAGCGTTGTCAATCTGCATCACCTGCATGCTCAGCGTGTTTCAGGCGGTCACCATCGCCCCCGCCAGACCATGCCTGTCCAGACTAAAGTCTTCCCTTCCATCCGTGGTCCTCCCCACCTTCGCTGGGCTCTGGTTCCTCAACATAGTGATATACTTTCCAGCCCTTCTCTTTTCCACGGCTCCACGTAATAGCACCATCCCTGTTTCCACACTCAACCTGGGCTTCTGCCTCATGGACTTCAGAAACAACATGCTGTACATCCTCCAAGGGGTTATTGTTTCTGGAAGGGATTTCTCCGTTGTGGCCATGATGTTGGTCTCCAGTGGTTATATCCTGCTACTTCTCCACCGTCACAGCCACCAGGTGAGAGGCGTCCGTCGATCCCATCCGGCCGAGACCAGAGCAGCCAGAACGGTGGTCACCCTGGTGGTCCTGTATGTCTTCTTCTTCGGCATCGATAACATGATCTGGATCTACATGCTGACCCAGGCCAAGGTGTCCCCCGTGGTGGCGGACATGAGGGTGTTCTGTTCCTCCTGCTACGCGTTCCTCAGCCCGTACTTTATCATTTCCTCCAACAAGAAGGTCAAGGCCAGAATCGTGTGTGTGGCCGAGCAGGACCAGCCAGCATCAATGGACACTCAGGAGTCAAAATGA
- the LOC127607138 gene encoding olfactory receptor class A-like protein 1 isoform X2 — protein MILCHLALANLMILMIRGVPQTMTVFGLTNLLDDPGCKMVIYGYRVGRALSICITCMLSVFQAVTIAPARPCLSRLKSSLPSVVLPTFAGLWFLNIVIYFPALLFSTAPRNSTIPVSTLNLGFCLMDFRNNMLYILQGVIVSGRDFSVVAMMLVSSGYILLLLHRHSHQVRGVRRSHPAETRAARTVVTLVVLYVFFFGIDNMIWIYMLTQAKVSPVVADMRVFCSSCYAFLSPYFIISSNKKVKARIVCVAEQDQPASMDTQESK, from the coding sequence ATGATCCTGTGCCACCTGGCCCTGGCCAACCTGATGATCCTGATGATCCGCGGCGTGCCCCAGACCATGACAGTGTTCGGGCTCACCAACTTGCTGGACGACCCGGGCTGCAAAATGGTGATTTACGGCTACCGCGTTGGTCGAGCGTTGTCAATCTGCATCACCTGCATGCTCAGCGTGTTTCAGGCGGTCACCATCGCCCCCGCCAGACCATGCCTGTCCAGACTAAAGTCTTCCCTTCCATCCGTGGTCCTCCCCACCTTCGCTGGGCTCTGGTTCCTCAACATAGTGATATACTTTCCAGCCCTTCTCTTTTCCACGGCTCCACGTAATAGCACCATCCCTGTTTCCACACTCAACCTGGGCTTCTGCCTCATGGACTTCAGAAACAACATGCTGTACATCCTCCAAGGGGTTATTGTTTCTGGAAGGGATTTCTCCGTTGTGGCCATGATGTTGGTCTCCAGTGGTTATATCCTGCTACTTCTCCACCGTCACAGCCACCAGGTGAGAGGCGTCCGTCGATCCCATCCGGCCGAGACCAGAGCAGCCAGAACGGTGGTCACCCTGGTGGTCCTGTATGTCTTCTTCTTCGGCATCGATAACATGATCTGGATCTACATGCTGACCCAGGCCAAGGTGTCCCCCGTGGTGGCGGACATGAGGGTGTTCTGTTCCTCCTGCTACGCGTTCCTCAGCCCGTACTTTATCATTTCCTCCAACAAGAAGGTCAAGGCCAGAATCGTGTGTGTGGCCGAGCAGGACCAGCCAGCATCAATGGACACTCAGGAGTCAAAATGA